From the genome of Candidatus Rhodoluna planktonica:
TTAGATGTTTTTGCTTCAGAAATCGGATGGGTGCCCAGCCAAATTTCGGCCATCGGTTGGCCGGTTGCCTCTTGTCGCAGAAAGTCTGGGATGAGCGTTGTTGAACCCCAGGCATAACCTTGAGGCTGATTTGAAATCTTTACGATCACAGAAACCCCATTCTCTCGACCACTAAGCCTAGCCAGTGCCTCGCCAAATAGACTGAAAGCCTCTGCAGAAAAGGCAAAATGTCAGATCTCACTAGACCAATTCGAGTAATCGCCAACACGCGCGAAAAGGGCTACCGCGCAAAATGGGCTGTGGCCTATGCGGTTGCCTTCACCATGTTGGCAGGCGACGCCGTGCGTTACAGCATCGGCTGGATTGGCTGGGGCGCGCTGCTGGTAGTTCTGTTCGGGCTAGCAGTCGCACTGCTGGTTTCAAAACGCCGTGAAATCGATTCCAAGCCGAGTTGGCCACTAATAAGTTTGCTCACGCTGATGGCGGTTTCCACTCTCTGGTCTGCCTATCCCGGATTCACCGCCCTGGCTACAGTTGCCCAGGTTGGCACCACGGTCTTTGCATTTTTTCTCGCAGCACTTTTTAGTTGGCGAGCCCTACTCAACCTTTTTGCCAACACCCTTCGAGTCATACTTGCCTCATCGTTACTGTTCGAAGTTATTGCCAGATTCATAGTTGCCGCACCAATCGCCCCGATTTTCAAAAACTACTCGGGTGAAACTCCCCCGGCTGCGGCCTACTACTGGACCCAGGCAAATCTTTTTACCGGTGAGAGAATTCAGGGAATTGTCGGCAACTCGAATCTGCTGGCCTATTTGGCGATGTTCGGTTTGGTGGTCTTCACCGTCGAATTTGCCATCCATGAAAAATCGCGTTGGCTTTCTGTGGGATCGCTGCTACTGGCAGCACTGCTGATGCTTGAAGCACGATCGGCTGGCATTGGTTTCGCCATGGTTGCGGTCGCTGCGGCCTCTGTTGTGTCAATCGCCGCGGAGGGCAAAGAACGTGACGTACGCCACCGCTACTACCGAATCGCTTGGGCAGTCGCGGGCACCTTCGCTGCCGTGGTACTTATTTTTCGGGCTACGGTTTTTGAATTCATCGGCAAAAGCCCAGATATGACCGGACGCAGCGGTATCTGGAAGAAAGTGCTCGAACTTATCGAAGATCGACCAGTGCAGGGCTGGGGCTGGATCAGCCACTGGATCCCAGGTGTGGAGCCGTATGAGGGCTTAGTGGTAATCGGGAAGGTGCCTTATTACCAGGCCCACAATG
Proteins encoded in this window:
- a CDS encoding O-antigen ligase family protein, with the translated sequence MSDLTRPIRVIANTREKGYRAKWAVAYAVAFTMLAGDAVRYSIGWIGWGALLVVLFGLAVALLVSKRREIDSKPSWPLISLLTLMAVSTLWSAYPGFTALATVAQVGTTVFAFFLAALFSWRALLNLFANTLRVILASSLLFEVIARFIVAAPIAPIFKNYSGETPPAAAYYWTQANLFTGERIQGIVGNSNLLAYLAMFGLVVFTVEFAIHEKSRWLSVGSLLLAALLMLEARSAGIGFAMVAVAAASVVSIAAEGKERDVRHRYYRIAWAVAGTFAAVVLIFRATVFEFIGKSPDMTGRSGIWKKVLELIEDRPVQGWGWISHWIPGVEPYEGLVVIGKVPYYQAHNAYLDMTLQLGAIGALLFLVMLSIAFVKLWRLAVRHTSALYLWPILFFVGLAVWSLTESRMLIENGWMLLTLFAIKVNDPLETLEPRGNSPKRVRLLSRGLRQNRPQLHKDH